Genomic DNA from Candidatus Omnitrophota bacterium:
GCTGAAAGGCGTGTAATCCCTGTTGATAAAGACGGCCTGGATACTTTCCCGCGTCAGGATCTTTTCCAACGCCTTGTCCGGCCGGCCGAACAAAAGATAAAATCTCCCGCCTTTTTGCCGGATCTGACCGGCAAGGTCTTCCAGGGATTCCAGCATGAACTGTACACTATTGTCTGAACGGTAAGGGTTGTCGCTGATCTGCCTCGGATCCAGGATAAAACAGGGGATCACGGTCCGGGACGACTCCTGCGCGGACAACAGGGCGGTATTGTCGTCCAGCCGAAGGTCGCGGCGGAAGATGAACAGCGATTTGTCATAAGGGAAGGGCATCGGGGACTCGCTTTTATAGGGTCAATAGCTGTCTTTTGTCAGCCTGACCTTGCCGCGGAAAATCCAGTAGATGCCGATGGTGTACGCGAGGACGAACGGAATGCCGAGGACCGCGATGTTGAGCATATAGTTCAGCGCCCGAATCGAAGACGCCGCGTTGTAGATCGTCAGGCTGTGTTCCGGGCCGGGATCGGACGCTACGATGTTCGGATGGATCCCGATGCCGACGAGCGCGATCAATGCCAGCATGGCGGCGCAGGACGATACGATCGCCATAAAAGCGCGGCCGTGATGAATCTCGCGGGGGATGTTGGCGATGGTCAGCATATTCAACAGGGGGATCGCGAAGAAAACCGGATGGTCCCGGAACTTGTCGACCATATGGGGCATGTAAACAAGGGTCACCATGGTGGTGGCGGCATAACAGATGATAAAAAAGATGATACAGTTGTTGACCCATCCCCTCACCTTGGCGTGGAACTCCCCTTCTGTCTTGAGGACGGCATAGATCGAGCCGTGCATCATGAACAGGGCCACGGTCGTGATCCCCACCAGGACCGCATAGGGATTGAACAGGCCCCAGAACGTTCCGGCGAATTCCTTGTCGGCCCCGAGGGGAACGCCGCGGACAAGATTACCCAGCGCGATCCCCAGCACAAGGCTGGCCAGGATGCTGGAGACGCTGAAACTCACATCCCAGAACTGGCGCCAGGCCGGGGACGGATGCTTGCTGCGGAATTCAATCGCAACCGCGCGGAAGATCAGCGACAACAGAAGCAGCATCACCGCGAAATAAAATCCCGACGCCAGGGTCGCATAAACGTCCGGGAAGGCCGCGAACAGCGCCCCCCCGCCGGTGACAAGCCATACTTCATTGCCGTCCCAGACCGGCCCGATGGAATTGATCATGAGCCGCCGCTCGCTGTCCGTCCTGGTCAACAGATGCAAAGCGCCGATGCCGAGGTCAAATCCGTCCAGCATGGCGTATCCGCTGAACAGCACGCCGATCAGGATGAACCAGATCAAGTTCAAATCCAGGTGAGTGAAATCAAACATCCGTTATTCCTTTTTAAGCCCGGTGCGGCTGCAACTCGTCCGCCTGGTCTGGGCCCTGGCGAATTTTGCTGTCCAGCAGGTAAATAAACAAAACAAACAAAAGGACATAAATGACCGAGAACATGATCAGCGACGTCAGGACCATGCTGGCCGTCACTGTTTTGGACAGCGCCTCCGACGTGCGCAACAGGCCGTAAACGATCCACGGCTGGCGGCCGACCTCAGCCGTGATCCATCCTGTCTGGTTGGCGATCTGCGGGCCGAGGACCGCAAAGACATATATCCAGAGGATCGGCCGCGCGCTG
This window encodes:
- the cydB gene encoding cytochrome d ubiquinol oxidase subunit II, which encodes MFDFTHLDLNLIWFILIGVLFSGYAMLDGFDLGIGALHLLTRTDSERRLMINSIGPVWDGNEVWLVTGGGALFAAFPDVYATLASGFYFAVMLLLLSLIFRAVAIEFRSKHPSPAWRQFWDVSFSVSSILASLVLGIALGNLVRGVPLGADKEFAGTFWGLFNPYAVLVGITTVALFMMHGSIYAVLKTEGEFHAKVRGWVNNCIIFFIICYAATTMVTLVYMPHMVDKFRDHPVFFAIPLLNMLTIANIPREIHHGRAFMAIVSSCAAMLALIALVGIGIHPNIVASDPGPEHSLTIYNAASSIRALNYMLNIAVLGIPFVLAYTIGIYWIFRGKVRLTKDSY